GGAAGGTCAGGCTGAGGAGGAGCCAAGGGATTGGTGGACGTGCCGTTCATCTGAGCGGTGAGCggagctctgctctgctcagacTGAGGGAACGAGGACACGCACTCAGTGACATCACAGAGCTGATCAAGATACACCACTGTAGGATCACAGTCATATTCTAGCAATCAGGAAGCCTTGTGGCGCGGTGAGAAGGGGCTGTTACCCTGAAGGTGGTGACACAGTCGTGGGAACAGAAGTTCCGGATGCTTCCGTCCACCATGGCGAGGTGGTACTGAGGGACAGCGTTCACTTTGCAGTGGGTGCAGGGGAACGGGGTTCCTGAGGGCAGGGAAAGACCGTCACGTTTCTGTTTCAACATCACCAAACACAACAGTcgtcacacagaagcacacttCAGAGTTCTCATCAGTTTAAAAGGACAAACATCCGTCAGTTTAAACATGAATGCAATACCACAAGGCAGAAATCTAAGATGGCCATTTTGCTCCCCATATCCTATCCGTAACCCCTGGCTGAGGAACTGTGCATACCAGAGAGGATGTGTTGTGGAGGCCGGCTGTAGCTGACGCAGGTGGAGCTGCAGTACAGTTTAACCTTGCCCAAGGGGTCGTTGCTCACCAACATGGTGGACACCATCACCTCGTTACCACAGTGATTACACTTCATCAGCTTGGAGCAGGTCTACAGGGGAAGTCAGAGAAGGGGTGATCAGGGTTAGAGAGCTAGCATCTGCAGCCATTCAGAAAACTGTCTTCTGGACCGCTGGAGACGCATCGCTACCTGTTTATAGGTGCTGAtgcaggtgggactgcagaacCTCAGGTTGACGTCTCCTATGGTCAGGTTCTGGCATCCGCCTCCTTTACTGCTGCAGTACATGCCACAGCTCTCGCAGCAGTTCATGGCCAGGTTGCGGTTGCGGCGCCATGTGAAGAAACAGTAGTCGCTGCACAGTCTATGGAGCTCACCGTTATAGGTTACCTCATGCTGAACCTGAATGAGGAACAGGGGAGTGAGGGCAGGTTTGTGTTGCGATGGGAGAGcgtctgtgtgttggtgagggTGCTTAGAAGAAGTCGCTGCAGGCTTTCAACCTTTACCTTGTTGGACTTATTGCAAAcgctgcagacaggaagtttgGGGGCAGGGGGATCGGTCTTCTTTTTGCGATTGaacgcagacaggcagaaacgaCTGCAGAAGTCCTTAAGGTTGTTGTCCACCAAAACTCTGACCACATTCACAGGGTTCTCAATTTCCCTGCAAGGTTTAAGGGAAAAGGAAAACACAGTTTTATTTAACCATCTAAAAGAAACTTAAGAGCACTTGCTAGgaagacacacaaaacaacacaataaCAGATGAGGTACTTGAGGCACTGGTGGCAGGGCCGGGCAGGGACGGTTGGAGGCAGGAAGCCAGTGAGGCAGACGGTGGAGCAGAACAGCTGGGTGGAGCCCTTCTTCTGGAAGGCCGTCTGTCCCTTTAACAGCACCTTGGAGCAGCCGCTGCACCTGATGTTAGCAGAGCTACCGCCTCTGCCAGGGGGGGGCGGAGCCAGGGGAGGCGGCGGAGGCTGGACCAATGGGGCTGGAGCCAAGCTCCTCCCAGGACCAAATATGGAGGGAGTGTGGGTGGTGGGACCTGCAACTGGAGGTAGAGACAAAGCTGGATGCTCAAAAGTAGCAGAAGGTAGCATCTAAGCCCACCCCTCTATTAGATAACCAGGTGAACAGAACTAGCAGTGCTCAGACTGTGTGAGAGCTGGTCTTCACTCTCACCACTGGGGGCGCTGTACGAGGGTCCTCCTCCCACCGAGTACACAGAGCTGATCCTCAACTCATCctgcaacacaaacaacacGCTCAGTAAAGTCTCTCTCTGACGCTCCCAGTCTAGTTTAGACTGTCGAGGGCCTGAACGAGAACCTGAACGAGGGCGTGAATGAGAGCCTGACCTCCtggttctccagctcctctttgACCTGTCTGCTGGAGGACTGAGGCAGCAGGGCTGCGTCGTAGTCCTCGTCTATCGGTTCATCCTTAATCTTGATCAGTGGCGAAGTGGGGGCCTCGATTGCTATGGCACCACAGTCTGGCCTCTGTGGTGACTAGGCAGAAGACAGTGATGTTGGTGACAGGCTTTTGGAAAAACACTGAAATGATAATGCTACATTAGATACACGTGGGTAGTTCATTGCTGAATTGATCGTTCTAGTGAACACCTAAGGTACAGGTGACACTCACCTCCACTTGGTGACACTGtggatctcctcctcctgggtaGTTCACAACAGCTCCGTCTTGTGAGACAaacagaaaagaagagagaaataaGATCCCTTGACCTTAACTCCAGTCACAACGTAGTTACAGCGTGACAAGGCTCCACGGTAAGACTCAGTCTTACCGAGGCTgtcaggggagggagtgggactGGATAAGGCCGACACTCTCCTGTCCCCCTGCGTAGCTCTCTCCTCTGGGGCTTTCCCACTGGTCAGGAGGCCCCCCTggacatctctctgtctgtcagacgaTTCATCGGTTAACCGGGCGCCTATCCTATCCGTGTCTAGATCTGCCAGCGTGTCCATGGGCAGCGAAAACTGCCAGTCATCCTCCTCGTCGTCCACGCCAAAGACAGGAAGTccatccagctcctcctccaggctgcccCCTCGATGCCCGGCCTCAAAGAAGGGGTCGCGGAGAGAGGCGTCGGTCTCTTCAGCCGGctcgtccctctcctctctgcccttcGCCGGACCTGCGTCGCGGTCGGTGCCGCCCGAGGAGGATGTCGAGAGGCCAGCGTCGTATCTGCCCAGCTTCATCACCTCATCGAAGGTCCTCAAGATATGGCGTTCATGCTGTAGGGAGACAATCCGACTGACGAATTATatctccatttacatttagtcatttagcagacgctcttatccagagcgacttacagtaagtacagggacattccccccgaggcaagtagggtgaagtgccttgcccaaggacacaacgtcagttggcatgaccaggattcgaactggcaaccttcggattaccagcccgattccctaaccgctcagccacctgactccctgtgtctCAAAATAGAATGGATAACCATGTTACTCTGTTGGGCTGACGGATATTATGAAAGACATTTTCCAGGCGTAGTGCTGATTTAATGATAGTATATGTTTTCTGAAAGTATTGTGTGTATGATTCACTTAGTACAAATCCATTATACTGTAATGACCACGACATAGGAAGGACTCAGTTAGACTTTAAATGTCCAAACTCAACACACGCTTTATTTATTAGACTGGGCTGTTGTTCTGGCCACAGCCCACACTGCTAATTCCATACAGTGCAAAACTCCACAATAATGCAACACACAACTCGTCTTTTCAGTACCGAGGCACAAAACTGAGAGATAGAAATTAAGACAGTAGCTCTTATTTATAACTTCCCAAACCTCGCGTGATTACCCATCGTCACCCCAACACTACTGTCTGCCCTGAAGTCATGAAAGCCTGCAAACAATGAGAAACTGTAATACAGGGTCGTTACAATACACTATAAGCACAAATGTATTACCCTTGCGATTCcagtaggcctatgcattttaAATATCAATTAACATAAATACCGGGTATAACAAATTTGAGATTTCATGTTTTTGTAGATTGTAAAGCAGCCTCTGCATGCTAGCTGACTGGATTATCGAGTTCAGATGTACAAGTACAGTGTGTCGCAACCCCAATGCACAACTAGCCAGGTAGCATGGCAAGCTATCAAGATGACGGACCCCACCAACTGATTTTAATTGATAGATAATTCAAATAATAATGTAGAAATGTTCACCAGAGATCTTCCCGACTCCTCTGGTTCCGCCATTTTTGTAGCAAACTCGTTGGAGTTCCGGTGCACCGAAAGATGTGACCAATCAGAAACTGTGACCGAGGAGGGCGCTGATGCAGATCGTCAGCCTGTGCGTGGTAGACaatggaggaagaagaagagagtcTACGCAAACGGCGTAAACATTAGgtatgttcgacttcatgcagcgccggcggcgccgacagacggctgcagccggctaacttgaagctgagaatgccattggctgcttcggGTCAGCCGGGCTGCgggcggctgcaggcgacggcgtcgctgcatgaagtcgaagtCGCCTATTTATACATTACATCAAAGCCCGTCTAccttattagacattctctgattcCATCCATGGGTGCAAGCTGTATGATTATTCGCGGTTTGTTGTTTCGTGGTTGTGATTATGTCATAGAACAACATTGGAAATGTAGTAAATGTTACTTTACTGATAAAATAAAGCTATAATgagtgataaaaaaaaacatttacctTGATAGCCTTGTAATCAGTTGCAACCtttatttcaatttttttgtggTGACCTGTCGTACTGGCTCTGTGATGACTCCAAATAAGAAAACGTGTCCAGATTAGTGTGAAGGGATGACATAACTACCCCAAACAATATTTTGAAGTTTAACTCCTTTATGAAGAAGTTACAGTGGGGTCACATATTTTGACGGCTGCTACTTGTCAGATatggtgacctctgtggtactgGCTCTGTGATGactccaaataagaaaacatgtgTCCACATTAGTGTGAAGGGGTGACCACTGCAGTTGTGGGGTCACATATTCTGACAATTTACCTAATGTGCTGGTCCATTAAatatttagttttttctttACAGTAGAATATGATTATTTAATGTTTTAAATGTAGCTAGTCTAGTGTAATGTTTTAGGTAGGTTATTACAAATGTAACTCGTGCATGCAGTCACAAAGAAATACATGTTTAGAAACATTTCAGATAAACATGTTACTATGCCTGATGTAGTCACCAGCGGTTTACTCTTTCTCCTTGGGAAGCAATAACAAACTGCGAATAATCATACAGCTTGCACCCGTGGATGTAATGCATACATGTTTACGCCGTTTGCGTAGACGCTCTTCTTTACCCTCCATTGTCGACCACGCACGGGCATACGATGTGCAGCAGCGCTCTCTGCGGAGCATGTGAGCCTATGACCCGGATAACGGACGCTACGGCAAGCCGGACAATGAGCGTTTCGAGCAATGAAATAGGACTCGTtggttcaatgagtgaaacatacagatgcatatgaatgaagcttgttcccctgagctgtaacacagaagtaaaaatggacaccagagacggcagacagtgagctctgcaactacttctagcacattagctagcctaccatttcaccaaaataccatcactCTACACAgagtaatatcaagttagcacATAgcagtttgcactaactcatagcagagatacctctggaaaagttgtctactataattataacaagcacacagaacttacgctgagtgatgaactgttggcggcggtggatggtccaggtgcgaccggaggcggaacggccgggagggcaatgctcggtacggctccgcgctccaagagaagccgtgtgtccgtgaACCCCGTCCGTCTCCGGTCCATGTtgaaactatccgccgtgaaatggttactgcagaggcggctgttggagttgatGTGGAGCTCTCCATCAACGttgctcttcacaaaatcaatccacctctttttcctttcctcatcactaGGAAATTGAAATAGCGATACAGCGCTGCTGTgtaagttcttgcatccaggaaaGATGCAAGtccgggtggagggagacatcctgtacctagctacctagctagctagctgttgtACAATAACAATCTGAGTACAGAAGGAGTCGTAACTGAAGTGGAGTGGGAGGACCTCTTATGCAAATGAGCTCCAGGCTTTATACCGTTTCACCGGGTGAGAGGAGCCATGCAGTGATCTGACGTTGAaggtggctgtgacgtagataggttgagctgaaaacgggcaagaaactgttcaactctacatttcagtgcgacaaattTTTCgcactttgcacatgctttcagaaaCTCATTTTACACATATATTATGTACtgaaatcatggaatttgctttactcGTTTACTTTGTCCTTTCGTTTCCGGGCTTTAAAGGTCTCGCGTGTTTTTTGCTGAGTGTAGGTTACTTGGTCAGCAGTAAGCGGTAGGATTAGGcattcaatgtaaaaaaaactttaaaaaacTAACGTTTTCTAAAATGTTAGGATATGTTTTATGTTACGTAGCTTTTAACTGTATATTTAGCAATTGACAGGGAATAGTAAGAAAGACAGCAGTAATAACAGGTAAGACTTGGCAGCAAAAACAGTATCGCTTAGAATTCTATTGGACATTATATGCCATTTATTAAATATTCCATAAAAAAGAGAGGAACATTCATGGGAAGTTCATGTTACGTTCACATCACAGGCAATTGTTCACACATGGCAAaaatcagagggagagagaagatatATACAAAAatggtgtgtgtacgtatgtattAAGCTAATTAGTCCCAAAAAATCTATTCTGCGCTAGGAGGCTGTGCACTGGCATGCGACTGATCGTCAGCGCTGCCCCGCGTGCCCGCGTCTCCCTCTGGTGGCAGCCGGTGGTAAAGCTTGTGCAGGTGCTCGGCGCTCCTATCGGCGTCATCTGCCCCTTCGCAGCAGCGTCGCCACGCGTTGGGGACGGCGTCCACGCCGTAGTGTGCCCCAGCGATGGCCCCCGCCATGCAGGCGATGgtgtctgtgtccccccccagaGCTAAGCTGTAGGCCATTgtcctctccatgcccctgtaGTTCTCTGGGAGTCCCTCACGGACCTCCAGACAGTGCAGGACACAGAAGATGGCCGTGGGGACTGAGTGCAGAGCAGCGATGCCGTTCCCTGTCgacaaggaggggagggaaagcgTGAGATGTTCCCGAGAGTTTAATGCGGAGTGAATTTACAGTGGGGGTTTGAATGGATGTTCaacttcaagtcttttattgtcagatgcagagaacaacacagggtcagactgggcactgaaattcttaggacaagacaacgcaaagcaacctggcataacataacatataagtacacagaacatagattacatctatgataagataaaatatagtaaacctcctaatatacaaataatatagtTAGTTCATAGTCAAGGCTGAAAGGGTCAAACTAACACATTTGCCAGTGTTATTTGTTTTGTACGCGAGCCCACACTGACCTAGCTCAGATATGACCTCCTCGATGCTCACTTGGTTCCTCTCCATCAGGTCCTTCACTCTGTGCAAACGATCACAGAACGGAAACTCAGACTCCTTCAACCTGGGGAAACAAGACAAAGAACTGTTCAGACACTTCTCCACATACAATGCAAAtaattgtacatgtgtgtagtatatatattattataatacatATAATCTGTGCCTGGTACAATACAGACCATTCCCCAACTATTTAAATACTGTTAGAAATATGTACTTCTCGTCCTACattctatatgcactatttgtatgttgctttggataaaggtgtcttctaaatgaataaaatgtcaatTGTATTCATTCGTGTTTGCAGTCGTCACCGAGGGAGCTAaaggaatgttttttttcaagTTTTGCAGAGTTTAGGTAGCTATCTAGCATTTCACATATTGACATCGACCATCTTGGTATCTTGAAGAAGCGTACAATCTGGCGTCCTGGCGAGCCGCCTCTTCtgactccacctcctccatctccataaTGAGCCTGTTGATGAACTTGTGCGGCCGGTCTAGGGCCCCCTGGAGAGACAGGTGCACTGCCAGAGCCTGCAGAACGGCTCCATTGTAACCCAGGGAACAGGAATGGGTCAACATCGCTCCAAGTCGAGCATACTATGTGAaacaaggaagggagagaaggtaagagagagagagagacaacattaTAAAGCCAACACTGTTTATTGATAAATAAGGGGTGGGTGGATGTGAATTCTTGTGGAGAAACAGGATGGGTGGGGTGTATTCTTATTAGTTAAACATCTGTGTTATATGGAGTACTGTGCTGGGTTTCAAAGTAGCATTAGCAGTGTTGGGTAATACATTTCACAACATAGTAGTAACAGTGCCTCACTATCCCCTAATCCCTCACCCTCTTGACGTCTCCATGGTCTCTGAAGGCCAGGGCAAAAGGGGCTGCCCTCATCGCCCCACCATTCCCAAAGGAGCCACGTCCGTTGAATTGAGCCCTGGCTGGCTGGAAGACGTCATTCAATTTTGGCACCCGCAACTTCTTCAACACCTGGATCACACCTGAACCGTAGCCCCGCCCTGGAGATAAACTGTACTCCTTGGCAAAGCTGTTGACAAGAAAGCAGCCTTTTTCGTTATACATCTTCCTTAGCCCAACATTACTGGCGATAGGCCAATAATACAACTGGATGTAAAGTACAAACACAACAGGTTTTAAGGTGCTGGCCAAAATCCTGAGGACGGTTATCTCTACCTGTAGGCCATGTCTTGTTCGTCAAACCCTGCCCTGGTCAGCAAAGACTGCACAACACACCGTGTCATGGCTGTATCGTCACTGTACTGCAGAATACCTGAGGATGACATGACAGACAATATTGTCAAGTGTAAAGTAGCCTAATGTAGGCCTAACTAAATCGGTACTCAAAATAGCTAgttatgtagctagctagctaactagttcTAGAAGAGGAGCGAGTCACCTATGGCCTGAATCTGGTTCAAAAGTACCGTAAGAGATTTGACTGAATCTAACGTAATTCTTACATAGCCTACTGGCTAAAACGATTTTTCGGGCAATTTAGATTTCACCGTCACCTTCGCCACGATCCTCATCCTGTAGTCCGTTCAGATGCTGCAAAACGCGATCCATTGGAACCTCCTCTGCACCTTCGAACTCCCCACCAACACAATCTCCCAGGACCGCGCCAACCAGAGCACCGCGGAACCGAGCAATCGAGGCTGGTCCTCCCGCTCCAATAGCTCTTCCAGCCGTTACGGCCATAACCTCAAAGCTATGCGTTTCCTCTCTCCTTGGACAAGAGACGGTAGAACAAAATGTCAACGACAGTGTCGACTGTCGAGCATCTCTTGCAAATTCTTGCCGGCTCTTGATTTTGAGTATTTAAAGCTAGAAATATTTATAGATTAGATTATTTAATACTCACAAACTGTGCTTAACCCACAGTGCTTCTGATTTAACGAATTTACTGTCCAGTTGTTAGTTTATttgtgtgcgtacgccactGACAAAGTACCGAGGTGATTGTAATAGAGGGGTAAATTTATGAATCGCCTGTAACTGCATTTACTAACCTTAGTTCTGACCAACCTGAAACATATAGTATTTAGATTCTATTCTGTATATATTCCTATTTCAAATGAGCACTTGCCTTTTCCAGTTTAGTTACTGGGTTAA
This is a stretch of genomic DNA from Osmerus mordax isolate fOsmMor3 chromosome 20, fOsmMor3.pri, whole genome shotgun sequence. It encodes these proteins:
- the adprs gene encoding ADP-ribosylhydrolase ARH3, with protein sequence MAVTAGRAIGAGGPASIARFRGALVGAVLGDCVGGEFEGAEEVPMDRVLQHLNGLQDEDRGEGILQYSDDTAMTRCVVQSLLTRAGFDEQDMAYSFAKEYSLSPGRGYGSGVIQVLKKLRVPKLNDVFQPARAQFNGRGSFGNGGAMRAAPFALAFRDHGDVKRYARLGAMLTHSCSLGYNGAVLQALAVHLSLQGALDRPHKFINRLIMEMEEVESEEAARQDARLLKESEFPFCDRLHRVKDLMERNQVSIEEVISELGNGIAALHSVPTAIFCVLHCLEVREGLPENYRGMERTMAYSLALGGDTDTIACMAGAIAGAHYGVDAVPNAWRRCCEGADDADRSAEHLHKLYHRLPPEGDAGTRGSADDQSHASAQPPSAE